TGTGGGCGAACTCCTTCCGCGTGGGTTATCTGAAAAATCTGTCGCGCGAACCCGACGGTGCCGTGCCATTCGATAAGAAGGGACTTTTGCTGGGCGGTCAGTCGACGATCCGCGGTTTCACGCCCGACGAGGCCTTCCCGAACCGCTACGACTTCGGCGCGGCTTTCGACACCACCCGCGATCGCTACAACATGACCACCGAGGCGGACATGTATCTGTTCAAATCGGAATTGCGCTTCCCCGTGTGGGGCGCGATCGGCGGTGCCTTCTTCTACGATGGCGGCGCGGTCACCGTGCGCGGCGTGCAGATCGAAACGCCCTACCGCCACTCGGCCGGCATCGCCCTTCGCTACGCCACTCCCGTCGGCGCCGTCAGCTTCGAGTACGGCGTCAAACTGAACCCGCAGCGCGACCGCGGCGAAGTCCCCGGCGTCTTCCACTTCAGCATCGGGACGTTCTAGAGGTTCTGAGCAGAGCGTCAGAGCGCAAAAAGCGTGAAGCGCGACGCATCAGCGTCGGGGGCGGCGCCACTCCCCTTTTGCCAAAATACCCCCTTATGAATAGTGTCTGGCCGTTTACATCGCCAACATCTCGAGAAAGGGTGCCTGTTCATGCGTCAGATTCCTGTGCGTGTTTATCCGTCGAAAGAAAAACTCAACCGCGAAGATCAACTCGCGTGGAAGATCGCGGAGATCGCGACCGATAACGCGCCGATTGGCGAGGCCGTCACCGACATGGTCATCAACCGCATCATCGACAACGCGTCGGTTGCGGTCGCTTCGCTGAACCGTGGTCCCGTCGCTTCGGCTCGCGCCATGGCGGTGGCCCATCCCCGTCAAGGCGGCGCGACCGTCTTCGGTATGCCGAACTCGCAACGCTTCAGCGCCGAGTGGGCGGCATGGGCGAACGGCACGGCGGTTCGTGAGCTCGATTACCATGACACCTTCCTGGCCGCGGACTACTCGCACCCCGGCGACAACATTCCCCCGATCCTCGCGGTCGCTCAGCAAAAAGGGAAAAACGGCGCCGAGCTGCTGAAGGGCATCGTCACCGGTTACGAAGTCCACGTGAACCTCGTGAAGGCGATCTGCCTGCATATGCACAAAAAAGATCATATCGCGCACTTGTGCCCCGCTTCCGCGGCCGGCATCGGCACGCTCCTCGGCCTTTCGACCGAGACGGTTTTCCAGGCCGTGCAACAGGCCGTGCACGTGAGCTTCACCACCCGCCAATCGCGTAAAGGTGAAATCTCGTCGTGGAAGGCGTTCGCGCCGGCGCACTCTTCGAAGTTGGCCATTGAGGCCGTCGATCGCTGCATGCGCGGCGAAGGCGCACCCTCGCCCATCTACGAAGGCGAAGACTCGGTCATCGCTTATATGCTGGACGGCAAGAACGGGAAATACACCGTGCCCATGCCAGAAAAGGGCGAGCCCAAACTCGCGATCCTCGAGACCTACACGAAAGAGCACTCGGCCGAGTATCAATCGCAAGCGCTCATCGATCTCGCGGCTCGTATGAAGTCGAAAATCAAAAACTTCGACGACATCAAAGACATCGTGATCCACACCTCGCACCACACCCACTACGTCATCGGTACGGGCGCGGGCGATCCCCAGAAAATGGATCCCCAAGCTTCGCGCGAGACGCTCGATCACTCGATCATGTACATCTTCGCGGTGGCCCTGGAAGACGGCGGCTGGCACCACGTGAAGTCCTACACCCGTGAGCGCGCGACGAAGCCCTCGACCGTTGCGCTCTGGCACAAGATCTCGACCGTGGAAGACAAGCAGTGGACCGCTTGGTACCACGAGCAAGATCCGAACAAAAAACGCTTCGGCGGCCGCGTGGAAATCACCATGAAAGACGGCACGAAGTTGGTGGATGAGTTGGGCGTCGCGAACGCGCACCCGGCGGGCGCGAAACCCTTCGTGCGTGCGGACTACGTGAAGAAGTTCCAGATGCTGACCGAAGGCCTCATCACTCCCGAAGAGTCGAAGCGCTTCTTGGATCTGGTCCAGAACCTGCCGAACCTCACGGCGGCGCAAGTGCAAGAGCTGAACGTGCAGATGGATCTGACCAAACTCACTCACCACTCGCGCGACGAAAAGGGGATCTTCTAATGCTGTTTCCCACGACCACGGCCGCGGACAAACGCAAGGCGCTCCGCGCGGGCTTGAAATCGGGAAAGCTTCTGCGCTTTCCCGGTGCGTTCGCGCCGATCGTGGCGATGCAGATCGAACGCCTGAAGTACGAGGGCGTTTACATTTCGGGGTCGGTTCTTTCGAACGACCTCGGCTATCCCGACATCGGCCTCACGACCTTGACCGAAGTGGGTCAGCGCGGGCGCCAGATCGCGCGGGTCACGTCGCTCCCGACGATCATCGACGCTGACACCGGCTTCGGTGAGCCCATGAGCGCCGCGCGCACCATGCAGGAATTCATCGAGCTGGGGCTCGCGGGTTGCCACCTCGAGGATCAGGTCAATCCCAAGCGCTGCGGTCACCTGGACGGAAAGTCTTTGGTCGGCCGTGACGAGATGATCCGCAAAGTCCGTTCGGCCGCGCAGGCGCGCACGCTCGACCCAAACTTCGTCATCATCGCCCGCACCGACGCTCGTGCCTCGGAGGGACTGGACGCCGCGATCGACCGCGCGAAAGCCTACGTCGACGCCGGGGCCGACATGATCTTCCCCGAAGCTTTGGCGGATCTGGGTGAGTTCGAAAAATTCCGCAAGGCCGTGAACGCGCCCTTGCTCGCGAATATGACCGAGTTCGGAAAATCGAAGCTCTTCACGACGAAAGAACTCGAAGGCGTCGGCTTCAACATGGTGATCTACCCGGTGACCACCTTCCGCTTGGCGCTGGGCGCTTCGGAAAAAGGTCTCGCGCAGATCATGAAAGATGGAACGCAAGAGCCCTCGGTGCCGAATATGCAAACCCGCAAGGAATTGTACGAACTCACCCGCTACGAAGAGTACAACTCGTGGGATCAAAACGTTTTCAATTTTAAAGTTTAAAAAGGAGTCACCACATGAGCGACAAAATTTTGAATCCGGATTACGTACCGGAACCCGATAAAATGAACACCAAAAAGGGCCTCGAGGGCGCGGTCATCGACACGACCTCGATTTCGAAAGTCACCGCGGAAACCAGTTCGCTCATCTACCGTGGTTATCCCGTGCAAGAACTCGCCGAACAGTGCCGCTTCGAGGAAACCGCTTACCTGCTGTGGAACGGTGAGCTTCCGAACAAGACGCAGCTGGCGGAATTCGAAAAGCTCGAGCGTTCGTACCGCGAAATCTCGAAGGACAACCTTCAGGTCATTCGTTTGCTTCCGAAAAAGTGCCATCCCATGGATTCCATCCGCACGGGCGTGAGCTTCCTGGGCACCGAAGATCAGCGCATCTGGGACAAGGCATCGAATCCCGATAAGGCGATGATGCTGCTCGCGAAAATCCCCACCATGGTGGCGGCGGATTACCGCTTCAAAAAGGGTCTGGATTTCATTCCCCCGAACCCCAATCTCTCCATCGCCGAAAATTTCTTCCAGATGTGTTTCGGCAAAGTCCCCTCGGCGGACGTGGTGAAGGCGTTCGACGCCTCGCTGACTCTGTACGCGGAGCACTCGTTCAACGCCTCAACCTTCACGACTCGCGTTGTGACTTCGACCGAATCCGACATCTACTCGGCGACGGTGGCGGGTATTGGCGCCTTGAAAGGCCCGCTCCACGGCGGCGCGAACGAAATGGTCATGCATATGATGATCGAGATCGCGGATCCCACAAAAGCCGAGCAGTGGATGATCGACGCTCTGGCGCAGAAGAAAAAAGTCATGGGCTTCGGTCACCGCGTGTACAAATACGGCGACTCGCGCGTTCCCACCATGAAGAAGTACGCGCAGAAGATGGCCGACGTCACCGGCGAGCAAAAGTGGATGCAAATGTACGAGAAGCTCGAAAAAGTCATGGCCGAGAAGAAGAAGATCTACCCCAACCTGGATTTCCCGGCGGGTCCCGCCTACTACATGATGGGCTTCGAGATCGACTTCTTCACCCCCATCTTCGTGATGGCCCGCACCACCGGCTGGTCGGCGCACATCATCGAGCAAGCGGCCAACAACCGTATCATCCGCCCCTTGTCGGAGTGGGTGGGCTCAGAAGAACGCCACGTAAAACCTTTGTCGGAACGCCAATAGGTACCGGGGGCGCCGAGCCTTCTTCCCTGGTGTCGCTACCGCGTCACCAAAGGAGCGAGTCCCGAGTATCTAGCAAAACGCCCTCTCCGGAGGGCGTTTTCTTTTTCGCCTCATCGTCCGCGTCCCGGCCCGCCGAGAGGTACCACGTACCGCGTGCGGTACGTGGTACCTCTCGGCCTCTCCGCGACCAAATCTTCTGTTTCATGAATCGAGTGCTTGCTCTTCATCCTGAAGAAATCCTTAAACTTCGCCGACCGTGACCTGACTTGTTGCTTCCCGCGGAGCCACTCATCATGGCGTCATGGATATCGCATGGATTGGCGCCGCAAATGGTTCAGGATCGAATCACTGGGGATCGCGGGATGGGGCTCACTTTCTGAAGGAGCAGCTCAGCGGCTCGGATCTCATTCATTTGGCGCGGATGCCGATCATCGAAGAGGACCCGACCGGGTTCGCCATGAAAGCGCTGCCCGCGCTTTTGGATTTCAATCATAGACTCGCACTGAAAACCGCCAACGCTCACCGGGCCGGAGACTTTCCGGTGATCGTTGGCGGGGACCATAGCTGCGCCATCGGGACCTGGTCCGGGATCTTCGCGCGTCAGTCGCGGAAGCTCGGCATGCTCTGGATCGACGCCCATATGGACGCGCACACCTTCAACACCTCGGAAACCGGAAACATCCACGGCATGCCGCTCGCGACGCTTCTGGGACGCGGATTCGCGCCCTTCGTGAACCTCCTCGAAGAAGGCCCGAAGCTCGACCCGAAACGCACGGTGCTTTTCGGCGTACGGAGTTACGAGCGCGGCGAAGCGGAACTCCTGCAATCACTGAATGTGCGTGTCTATCTGATGGAAGAAATCTTCGATCGCGGTTTCGCGGTCTGCTTCCGCGAAGCGAGCGATCGCGTGCGTGGCGGAGGCGGACTCCCCTTCGGCATCTCGCTGGATCTCGACGCGCTCGATCCCGCCCAAGTCCCGTCCGTCGGCACCCCGGTCCGCGCAGGCCTCGACGCCGGCGAGCTGCTGCGCGCCTTCCCCCAAATCCTGGGCGACGAAGACCTCCAAGCCTTCGAACTCGTCGAGTTCAACCCCCACGAGGACGTCGCCGACCGCGGCCTCAGCTTCGTCATCGAAGTCCTCAACCTCGTCCAAAACGCCCGCCTCGATCTCTCGGTCGCAGCCCTACGCCCCTACACCCAAAAACGCCGCCCGCCCGCCGGACTCCGCCCGTAGGATAGGGTACCACGTACCGCACGCGGTACATGGTACCGCGTGCGGTACGTGGTACCCTACGACTCCGTGATCGGGAGGACTTCGAGGTCTTTGGGGCGGATGCGGCGGACTTCGTCGGGGATGCTGGCCAGGATGGCGTCGCCCAGGACTTCGATGAGTTCGGAGCGGAAGTGTTCGCGGCGGTAGACGAGGCCGATTTCGCGGGCCGGGACCGGGCGTTCGAAGCCCACGAGTTTGGTGTCGGCGCGGAGGTTTTCGGTGGCGAGCGACGGGAGGAGCGTGTAGCCGCCGTACTGCTCGACCAGATTTTTCAGCGTTTCCAGATTGCCGCTTTCGAACTGGTAGCGGCGTCTCCCGCCCCGCACTTTGCGGTTCGAGCACAGATCCAAAACCTGATTGCGCATGCAGTGCCCCTCTTCCAGAAGCCACACGTCGTCCATTTTCAAAGAGGTGTACTTCATCTTCTTCTGGGCCGCGTACTCGTGGTTTTTGCGGCAGAAGACCGAGAAAGGTTCGTAGTAGAGCGCGACCTCCTGAATTTTCGGGCGACCGAGCGGCGTCGCGAGAATCCCCACGTCGATCTCGTCGTTTTCGAGAGCGTCGATGATGTCGCTCGTGCGCAGCTCTTTGATCACGAGCTCGATCTCGGGATAATTCGATTCCAGATGCGGCAGGAGTTTCGGTAGCAAATAAGGAGCGATGGTCGGGATCACCCCGAGACGCAGTTCGCCCGCCTGCGCGCCCTTTTTCTCGTTTTGGATGAGACTCTCGATCCGGCGCGCCTCGTGCACCACCGCGGTCATCTGCTCGACCAGTTTGCGTCCCACGTCGGTCAGCAAAATCGGTTTTTTGGAGCGGTCGAAAATCACGACGCCGAGCTCTTCCTCTAACTTTTGGATCTGCATCGAGAGCGTCGGCTGAGTCACGTTGCAGGCCTCCGCCGCCTTCGCGAACTGGCCCAGACGATTGACGGTCAAAACGTACTCAAGTTGAGTCAGCGAGAAATTGAGTTTTGATTTCGACATGAAGCTCCAACATCCCGGATCAGTCCTCGAAACCACGAGGAGGCCGCCCTATCGACAGAGTCCAAAGAACGACCTATAGACCCGTCGCATCAATATAGAGAAAATCTATCAACACCTAAAAACTATCAATTTCCCCTAATGGCGTCAATAGTCTACTCTGGCTTTGTACCCAATTGAGAGTTATGACAAAGACTCATAACCCGCCATCCCTAAAGGAGACCGAATGGCAGCGACTCTGATCAATACGAAAGTGCCCGACTTCAAAGTTCAGGCTTACCACAATAACGACTTCCGCACCGTCACCAACAAAGACCTTGCGGGCAAATGGTCGATCTTCTTCTTCTACCCTGCGGACTTCACATTCGTCTGCCCGACCGAACTCGGCGACATGGCGGATAAATACGCGGCTTTCCAAAAGCTGGGCGTCGAAGTGTACGGCGTTTCGACCGACACTCACTTCACGCACAAGGCATGGCATGACGCTTCGGACACGATCAAAAAGATCAAGTACCCGATGCTCGCGGATCCGACCGGCGCCCTCTCGCGCGCGTTCGGCGTCTACATCGAGGAAGACGGCATGGCTTACCGCGGAACTTTCGTGGTGAACCCCGAAGGCCAAATCAAATTGGCGGAAGTGCACGACAACGGCATCGGCCGCAACGCCGAAGAGCTGTTCCGTAAAGTGCAAGCGGCTCAGTACACCGCGACTCACCCCGGAGAAGTTTGCCCCGCGAAATGGCAACCCGGCGACAAGACCCTGAAGCCCGGTTTGGACCTGGTCGGCAAGATCTAGTCCCGATTTTGAAGCGCCGGTTTCGGCCGGCGCTCTTCCGAGTTTCCTCCGGGAACCTCGGTGACCCGCTCTCAAAACCCGAGCGTGTTTCCGAGTTTTCCGGCCGCCGCAGGCCCCACTTTCCCGCAACGACGATCCTCCTTCCGCGGGAAATCAGACCCGCAAGGTCGGCGTGCGACCGAAAGCAGGCGCCTGCCCGCACCGGCCCCCA
The Pseudobdellovibrionaceae bacterium DNA segment above includes these coding regions:
- the prpB gene encoding methylisocitrate lyase; this encodes MLFPTTTAADKRKALRAGLKSGKLLRFPGAFAPIVAMQIERLKYEGVYISGSVLSNDLGYPDIGLTTLTEVGQRGRQIARVTSLPTIIDADTGFGEPMSAARTMQEFIELGLAGCHLEDQVNPKRCGHLDGKSLVGRDEMIRKVRSAAQARTLDPNFVIIARTDARASEGLDAAIDRAKAYVDAGADMIFPEALADLGEFEKFRKAVNAPLLANMTEFGKSKLFTTKELEGVGFNMVIYPVTTFRLALGASEKGLAQIMKDGTQEPSVPNMQTRKELYELTRYEEYNSWDQNVFNFKV
- a CDS encoding LysR family transcriptional regulator — protein: MSKSKLNFSLTQLEYVLTVNRLGQFAKAAEACNVTQPTLSMQIQKLEEELGVVIFDRSKKPILLTDVGRKLVEQMTAVVHEARRIESLIQNEKKGAQAGELRLGVIPTIAPYLLPKLLPHLESNYPEIELVIKELRTSDIIDALENDEIDVGILATPLGRPKIQEVALYYEPFSVFCRKNHEYAAQKKMKYTSLKMDDVWLLEEGHCMRNQVLDLCSNRKVRGGRRRYQFESGNLETLKNLVEQYGGYTLLPSLATENLRADTKLVGFERPVPAREIGLVYRREHFRSELIEVLGDAILASIPDEVRRIRPKDLEVLPITES
- a CDS encoding MmgE/PrpD family protein; amino-acid sequence: MRQIPVRVYPSKEKLNREDQLAWKIAEIATDNAPIGEAVTDMVINRIIDNASVAVASLNRGPVASARAMAVAHPRQGGATVFGMPNSQRFSAEWAAWANGTAVRELDYHDTFLAADYSHPGDNIPPILAVAQQKGKNGAELLKGIVTGYEVHVNLVKAICLHMHKKDHIAHLCPASAAGIGTLLGLSTETVFQAVQQAVHVSFTTRQSRKGEISSWKAFAPAHSSKLAIEAVDRCMRGEGAPSPIYEGEDSVIAYMLDGKNGKYTVPMPEKGEPKLAILETYTKEHSAEYQSQALIDLAARMKSKIKNFDDIKDIVIHTSHHTHYVIGTGAGDPQKMDPQASRETLDHSIMYIFAVALEDGGWHHVKSYTRERATKPSTVALWHKISTVEDKQWTAWYHEQDPNKKRFGGRVEITMKDGTKLVDELGVANAHPAGAKPFVRADYVKKFQMLTEGLITPEESKRFLDLVQNLPNLTAAQVQELNVQMDLTKLTHHSRDEKGIF
- a CDS encoding bifunctional 2-methylcitrate synthase/citrate synthase is translated as MSDKILNPDYVPEPDKMNTKKGLEGAVIDTTSISKVTAETSSLIYRGYPVQELAEQCRFEETAYLLWNGELPNKTQLAEFEKLERSYREISKDNLQVIRLLPKKCHPMDSIRTGVSFLGTEDQRIWDKASNPDKAMMLLAKIPTMVAADYRFKKGLDFIPPNPNLSIAENFFQMCFGKVPSADVVKAFDASLTLYAEHSFNASTFTTRVVTSTESDIYSATVAGIGALKGPLHGGANEMVMHMMIEIADPTKAEQWMIDALAQKKKVMGFGHRVYKYGDSRVPTMKKYAQKMADVTGEQKWMQMYEKLEKVMAEKKKIYPNLDFPAGPAYYMMGFEIDFFTPIFVMARTTGWSAHIIEQAANNRIIRPLSEWVGSEERHVKPLSERQ
- a CDS encoding arginase — its product is MDIAWIGAANGSGSNHWGSRDGAHFLKEQLSGSDLIHLARMPIIEEDPTGFAMKALPALLDFNHRLALKTANAHRAGDFPVIVGGDHSCAIGTWSGIFARQSRKLGMLWIDAHMDAHTFNTSETGNIHGMPLATLLGRGFAPFVNLLEEGPKLDPKRTVLFGVRSYERGEAELLQSLNVRVYLMEEIFDRGFAVCFREASDRVRGGGGLPFGISLDLDALDPAQVPSVGTPVRAGLDAGELLRAFPQILGDEDLQAFELVEFNPHEDVADRGLSFVIEVLNLVQNARLDLSVAALRPYTQKRRPPAGLRP
- the ahpC gene encoding peroxiredoxin, producing the protein MAATLINTKVPDFKVQAYHNNDFRTVTNKDLAGKWSIFFFYPADFTFVCPTELGDMADKYAAFQKLGVEVYGVSTDTHFTHKAWHDASDTIKKIKYPMLADPTGALSRAFGVYIEEDGMAYRGTFVVNPEGQIKLAEVHDNGIGRNAEELFRKVQAAQYTATHPGEVCPAKWQPGDKTLKPGLDLVGKI